One segment of Akkermansiaceae bacterium DNA contains the following:
- the purU gene encoding formyltetrahydrofolate deformylase encodes MQGLILKVDCPDQHGIVAKIASYVADYSGNLVEFSQFTDDDHAKFFARVEIDTINLKVSVEDFIAGFNTLGKSLSATWHFRRLPYKMRTAVLVTRTDHCLNEVLWRTKLGEMPIEITSVIGNRDTCKTIAEQAGLPFHQIEMDGDQKEVGFQQIKNILLEENVELTVLARFMQILPDWFCREFSGKIINIHHSFLPAFIGANPYQQAYERGVKLIGATCHYVTSELDAGPIIEQEVKRVQHFHKPADLMRLGRDCERTALARGIRHHVNDRTIIHQNRAIVFPD; translated from the coding sequence ATGCAAGGCCTCATTCTCAAGGTAGACTGCCCCGACCAACACGGTATCGTTGCCAAAATCGCGTCCTATGTCGCGGATTACTCCGGCAACCTCGTTGAGTTTTCCCAGTTCACCGATGATGACCATGCCAAGTTTTTTGCCCGCGTTGAAATCGACACCATCAACCTCAAGGTAAGTGTTGAGGATTTTATCGCCGGTTTCAACACCCTTGGAAAATCACTCTCCGCCACCTGGCACTTCCGCAGACTTCCTTACAAAATGCGCACGGCGGTGTTAGTGACCCGGACGGATCACTGCCTCAACGAGGTCCTGTGGCGGACGAAGTTAGGGGAAATGCCCATCGAAATCACTTCGGTGATAGGTAACCGTGACACCTGTAAAACAATCGCCGAGCAAGCGGGGCTCCCCTTCCACCAGATCGAGATGGATGGAGATCAAAAGGAAGTGGGTTTCCAACAGATCAAAAACATCCTGCTTGAGGAAAATGTGGAGCTCACCGTGCTGGCACGTTTTATGCAGATTCTCCCCGATTGGTTTTGTCGGGAGTTCAGTGGCAAAATCATCAACATCCACCATTCATTTTTACCCGCATTCATTGGTGCCAACCCTTACCAACAGGCCTACGAACGTGGGGTCAAACTGATCGGCGCCACCTGCCACTACGTCACCAGCGAACTAGACGCCGGCCCGATCATCGAGCAGGAAGTCAAACGCGTGCAGCACTTTCATAAACCGGCCGATTTAATGAGGTTGGGGCGCGACTGCGAACGCAC